A window of the Drosophila simulans strain w501 chromosome 2L, Prin_Dsim_3.1, whole genome shotgun sequence genome harbors these coding sequences:
- the LOC6731273 gene encoding male-specific sperm protein Mst84Dd isoform X1, which translates to MCNGCGCCGPCNETPCCGPHSPPCGAPSPIPCSPAPGMCCPPLPEGGIPDPRVWNYYNTPPTYPCKSASKLNAPIPQYEPTNSVRPSDFEP; encoded by the coding sequence ATGTGCAACGGATGTGGATGCTGTGGACCCTGTAATGAAACACCCTGCTGTGGCCCCCACAGTCCGCCATGTGGAGCCCCGTCTCCCATCCCGTGCTCTCCTGCTCCGGGCATGTGCTGTCCCCCTCTGCCCGAGGGCGGCATTCCCGATCCCCGTGTCTGGAACTACTACAACACACCCCCAACTTATCCATGTAAGTCTGCTTCCAAGCTAAATGCTCCCATTCCACAATACGAACCCACAAattctgtccgtccgtccgatTTCGAACCTTGA
- the LOC6731273 gene encoding keratin-associated protein 5-5 isoform X4: MCDGCGSLEPRGCRSRELRCGIMYTTCDCVKRNGLQDKCPRSACQGRPACLCFPFPTCGPAAFPLRYANMMMGVNNKRMRCAATGAPNGGAGCGGRVAGGCCGCGPCCCNISPCCGPHSPPCCGPCNETPCCGPHSPPCGAPSPIPCSPAPGMCCPPLPEGGIPDPRVWNYYNTPPTYPCGF; the protein is encoded by the exons ATGTGTGACGGATGTGGATCGTTGGAG CCGCGCGGATGCCGCAGCCGGGAGTTACGATGCGGCATCATGTACACCACCTGCGACTGCGTGAAGCGGAACGGTCTGCAGGACAAGTGCCCGCGGTCCGCCTGCCAGGGCCGACCGGCCTGCCTGTGCTTCCCCTTCCCCACCTGCGGTCCGGCTGCATTCCCGCTGCGATACGCCAACATGATGATGGGCGTGAACAACAAGCGTATGCGCTGTGCCGCCACTGGAGCGCCAAATGGCGGTGCCGGATGCGGTGGACGCGTTGCCGGCGGCTGCTGTGGATGCGGTCCCTGCTGCTGTAATATATCTCCCTGCTGTGGCCCGCACAGTCCTCC ATGCTGTGGACCCTGTAATGAAACACCCTGCTGTGGCCCCCACAGTCCGCCATGTGGAGCCCCGTCTCCCATCCCGTGCTCTCCTGCTCCGGGCATGTGCTGTCCCCCTCTGCCCGAGGGCGGCATTCCCGATCCCCGTGTCTGGAACTACTACAACACACCCCCAACTTATCCAT
- the LOC6731273 gene encoding male-specific sperm protein Mst84Dd isoform X2, giving the protein MCNGCGCCGPCNETPCCGPHSPPCGAPSPIPCSPAPGMCCPPLPEGGIPDPRVWNYYNTPPTYPCGF; this is encoded by the coding sequence ATGTGCAACGGATGTGGATGCTGTGGACCCTGTAATGAAACACCCTGCTGTGGCCCCCACAGTCCGCCATGTGGAGCCCCGTCTCCCATCCCGTGCTCTCCTGCTCCGGGCATGTGCTGTCCCCCTCTGCCCGAGGGCGGCATTCCCGATCCCCGTGTCTGGAACTACTACAACACACCCCCAACTTATCCAT